The Juglans microcarpa x Juglans regia isolate MS1-56 chromosome 8D, Jm3101_v1.0, whole genome shotgun sequence genomic sequence TAACCTTTGCTTAGAGCCTTGGGAGTGCCTGCCCCTTGGCCCCGCCCACTCTTGGCTTCCTCACTGGTGGTGGCAAgggattattttgtttgatgttgCATATGTATGAATGTTGCAGGTGCTCAATCCGCTAGAATAACTTTCAACAACAACTGTACATATACCATTTGGCTAGGAACCCTAACCACTAATCAGAAACCTCAACTATCAACAACTAGATTTGAGTTAGCACCCAAAGCTACATCCAGATCACTAGATGTCCAAGCTCCATGGAATGGCCGGTTTTGGGCACGAACTGGTTGCTCCATGGACGCCTCAGGAAAGTTCTCTTGCTCTACTGCGAATTGTGACTCTGGCCAAGTTGCATGCAATGGCAATGGTGCCATGCCGCCAGCGTCTTTGGTAGAAATCACCATAGCAGAGAATGGTGGTCAAGACTTTTACGATGTCAGCCTTGTCAACGGCTTCAACCTGCCTATTTCAGTGAGCATAGAAGGCGGGAGCGGTGATTGCAAGACCTCGAGTTGTCCGGCCAATGTGAACGCAGTTTGCCCAGTAGAGCTGCAAGTGAAAGATGGGAATGGGAGCGTGATTGCATGCAAGAGCGCATGCATAGCATTCAATCAGCCACAATACTGCTGTACTAGAAATTTCAATACTCCAGTTTCTTGTCCTCCCACAAACTATTCCAGGATCTTCAAGGACCAGTGCCCTCAAGCTTATAGCTATGCTTATAATGATGCGAATAGCACCTTCACCTGCTCCGGTGCACCTAATTACGTTATCACTTTCTGCCCTTGAATAACGTCTAGCTTgatcatgagatgagatcaagagttatgcattcatgcatatTGCATGCTTTTCCAGtttctctttataataattacaataaTTGACTTAATGtaacatataataattaatgaattactacatatagaaaattaataaataaatgcgcaaattatataaatttcttgTGCATGCTTTTCTGTATGCAGCTATTCCATCTTCACATGTGGCTATATatccattcattcattcatgtgagTATATACTACATACTACGTACTACTATATTGTGATAATATACCATCAAAAgcttattttgataaaattaaccCATAACATGAGGTTTCTGTCATTCTTACATTAGAAGCTGGACCGTGGAACGTAGATCGGATCGAAACTTTTTagtcctctaaaatgtggaccgagaccgaccaGTCTTagtctcggtccggtccgatcggTCTGTTCGGTCCgaccggaccgtttatcacccctactCATGGGTATGTTGGCTTTCTGTGTTGGACATGcacgcgcatatatatatatatatgtatgtatgagaaattctatttacagtcctCAAATAGGGACTACATGTGCAAAcctttcattaaatagaaaaaaatattattttgagaatgatattattgtaattttaaaaaattttaaagacaaAATTGACTAGACTTGAATATACAATCCTCAAATGGAGACTATACGTAGCATtgctctctctatatatatacacgtaggCAAGTATTGCTCAATCCGCTAGAATAACTTTCACAAAGAAACCTCGACTATCAACAATCGAGTTTGAGTTAGCACCCAAAGAATCCACACCCGCATCTTTGGCGGAAATCAACATGGCTAGTAGAGAATGGTGGGAAAGACTTTTACGATGCCAGGCGCTAGCCTTGTAGATGGCTTCAACTTCAATTTCGATGGCCACATGTCACGAAGCCTCTGGAGATTGAAGGAGTCTGTCGTGTTGGGGAATATACTTAGAAGGAGATTGAGTTGGGTGAAGGGCTTATTGGAAGGGCTATGATGTTGGGCTTATTCTATTGTCAAGCCTCTAATTCGGTGGACAAAGCTTCAAGTGGGCCGCTGGACAAATACCAATTTAGCTAATAGTTTACTTAAATAATGGGCTTAGGGCCCAGGCCCAAAATGTTGTCATAtgttgttatttgatttatgcTATTTCCTATTGAGAAATTCTACTCCTAGGCCAGTCGTTTACTCTAACACCACACACCGCGATGTGGTAAACCCGGTCTGGTCGCCACATCACGATTTTACATCCATCTCTCGTCTAAGTACAACTCTTTCTCCCTCCTGTCTCTCATCTAAGTAACTTGGAGTCCTTTCTCTAATTCGTCTCTCACTCCTCTACCAGATCTACTCGATCTGTCTC encodes the following:
- the LOC121242024 gene encoding thaumatin-like protein 1b, with protein sequence MILKGPSAQSARITFNNNCTYTIWLGTLTTNQKPQLSTTRFELAPKATSRSLDVQAPWNGRFWARTGCSMDASGKFSCSTANCDSGQVACNGNGAMPPASLVEITIAENGGQDFYDVSLVNGFNLPISVSIEGGSGDCKTSSCPANVNAVCPVELQVKDGNGSVIACKSACIAFNQPQYCCTRNFNTPVSCPPTNYSRIFKDQCPQAYSYAYNDANSTFTCSGAPNYVITFCP